GCAAATTAAACCAAGGAgcaataccaaaaaaaaaatcaatcgaaTAAGTATGTGGTCTGTCAAATACTAACTAGGCCATTGAGGTGGTATTTAAAAGGgtctaaacaaaataaattgaatACTTGATTAAAAGAACTTTTACAAACACTTAAAATAGATTACATCACTTGTTCACACACCAAGAACCCTTAACCCAACTTTGAAAACTCTGTAATCAAATCATTACAAACCAAAACCAAGTCAATCCTCTTCCAGCTTCCCCCAATTTCAccataaaaattagaaaaaaattgaagaataAAAGCTCTTCTAAGAGCAAAGTGGACAAAGAACCAAACCATTCTCATTACACACCAAACACTTAACAGTATTATTCTTCTTCTCAACATCCCTAACCTTGCAGCTTCCATTACAAACATCACACATCACAAACCTCATCCCACCGCACCCACAGCAGCAACCACCTCCCATCCTCTGTTTAGGCATACACTCAAGCAAAATTCCCAATCTACCCTCCTCCTCCAACCTCATCACTTCCTCAGCGCTTCCTATCATCCTCCCCTTCACGAACACCGCCGGTATTTTCACCTGCCTCGTTCCCGAAATGCCCCTGATCTCCTCCTTGAAAACAGAGTGCATCGACACGTCTCTCTCCGAGAATCTAACCTCGTGCGACTCCAGCACCGATCTCACCTTATTGCAATCCTCGAACGTCTTCCTTATCCCTCGTAACGTCGTTGTGTAGACCACCACCGAGTCTTCTCCTCCCGGCGGGCATTTCTCCGGGAAACTCTCGAGGATCCTCTCCGATCCTCTGtttttttcctctgtttttatCACCATCTTGATCTGCTCCTTCTCCTGAGAGAGCTCTCTCTCGTAAGAAGCTACGAGCTCCGGATCGAACGTTGGACTGAAACTCTTCCTCCTCTGCGTAGTAACCGCTAAAGGCTCTTCTGATTTGAGAGGGAAACTCAAACGCATCACGCCTCTCTTCGGAACCTGGTTCGGACTCTGTTTCTctcctctgttttcttttcCTCTGAATCTCTTACTACTACCGTTCCTCTTCGGAGACTCCAGGCTCGACTTCGCCGGAGTCTTCCACGATCTCCCGAACATTCCGCGAGATTTGGGGCTGATCTTCGTCGGATCTTCGAGATCTTTCATAAGCTCCCATGTGTTGATTATCTCTGGATCATCTCTCTGTGCATTAGATCTCCTTGGTTCAAAGGCTTCGCCTTTAGTGAGTTCCTGTAACTTAGGAGAAGTCGTCTCTGCTCGTTGGTCGAGATCGAGATGACCGTAAGTAGTGGAAGTAAGAGAGACAATGTGATCGCCGCCATTGTTGACTCGAATCTCTCTTACTAGTTTCTTCTTTACTAGCTTAGAAGAAACACAACCCATCTCTCTCTCGATTTTTTACTGAGGGAAGAAACAGAGATTGAAGTAGAGGAAGGGAGTTATTATTTCTGAATTTATTTACTTTCAAACGGTCATATTTTTTCGAACGGACATTGTGGAAGTGTTTTAAGTGGATCGATAGACTTTTGTCGGAAGACCCTGATCTTTATGTTTTATCTAGTTTTTACCGTATAACCTTTTCAAGTTACTAGCTAGCCCTCATTAAACTCCTATCTTATTTCATTTTGCctcctaaaaatatttttgtcttcgAATTTTACCTGTAAAGCTTTTTATACCTTTTCTCTTTGCCTAGATTCCTGGAATTGCAGACTGCAACGGTCTATTATTGTACGTTAAGCGACCGTTAACGCTTTCCAATTGTTTTTAGCAATGTGCCAATGTGCATATGAATTTATATATTGAGATTATAATAGTTGACCACCCTTTTGTTTATCTATACTTTGGTTGGGAACTTGGGACTATAGCCacttaataataaatatctaaACATTAATCTAATAACCTAATTAAATTTATACTGttgaagcaaaaaaaattatgtggaaCAATATTTGAGAGACATTATATTAAGGGTAAAGGAggttattctattttaaaattaaaataatagaaatctAGACATAGATTGctctttaaattaaaaaaagactGAAATGATATcatgataatatataaaatcaattgCATATCTAATTCATAATGCCATCATACAGAAAGGACCCGTCCTTGGCCTTTTTCTAATGTATATTACTCTATTGAGAGCAAGAGAAACACTCTATTGAGGACAAgaatactaaaaaaataaaacatataaactaTTTTCGCTccatttatatataaagatgattGATTTAACGTGCGATATTGATAAAAAGTAGTAATCATAACAAGTAATTAACTAACATTATCCGTCCACAACAAGCAACTAAAGTGCAAAAGCCGACAATACAACCACTAACAACTAAACAAACAATTACAGGGAAAACATTTTGAAACTTCAGATTCGAATTTATGGATgattaattaactaattttgtcaaaatctatatACAAAAGGAcacatgaaaagaaacaaaaatagcCATGCAAAACTAAAGTTTAAACAAACGGACCACAAATGTGTTAGTGGGTGTAATCATATACTCGGACATCACATGATGCTACTCTCTCTAGTTCCTTCTCCATCACatgagttttttaaaatttatattaactgATTGAAAATTGTATAAAAGAATATCAACCCTTGGATAATCATGTCACAGTACATTTGGTTTATGTATAGGTACATTTCTTGATCATTAAACCCTACACTTACATATAACTGAGTTGAGTTGATTAACCGGAAGTACCTGAACCAAACAACATAAGTTTGCTTACCCATTCACGCATTCACTTTAAGTGAAGAAGATCCACTTTTAAGCAGCGTAAGTTTGCTTCAGATACTCTATGATTTCTGCACTCTCAAACATATTTACTCCAGTGTTTGGATCTTCCAGGCAAGGCACCTGTTTTTTACATAGAAAAACAAACAGATTTCTTCACATTTGACAACTTTCTCTATGTATATTATATTGTATAGACACATATGTATGTCTCTAGCCCACCTGAAAGTGACCAGCTTTCATAAGCAATTCCTGCCGTTTGGGGCTACCACGAGCACAACTGGTAAAGATTAACAAAAGACAGCTAATATCAACAAAAGACTATTGTTCCTTTGGTTTTGattctttaaaacaaataaaataaagcaGTAGATGGTGGCTGTTCTAAGAGTttttatgttgttgttgttgatataCCTGCGTTGAATGTGTGGTAACTCCAGTTCCACAAGAACTTCGCGTACAAGCTTGCAAAACGGAGAACCCTTCAGAGCAATTCAAAAAGAGATTGTTTGTTaaataagattttgttttttgaagATCGAAGAAAACTGATAAGGCCAAAACCTCGTATGCCCAGAATACAAGTGGCTTAGGTGGTAGTTTTGCTGGTGTGTACAAGTTACCCTGCATGGTAAAAACTCACGCATTTTGCTGGTGTCTTTGAGAATATATGCCAGATAATGCAAATAGAGATTCTTGTTACCTTTCCTAGACGACCAAGCGTTGCAAAGGCAGCTGTTATAGCCTACAACATCGACGTGGTTGATGATACTAATATTACTCTTGAATTTCGAAGCAATAGGAAAATAATCGGCAAATTGTGCAAAGAAACTAACCGTTAAAGGACCAAGTGACAGACTTAAAGGAACTGTTCCATCTCCTGAAAAAGTTTAACCAAAcattagagaaaaaaaacattagtacTTGAATAGTAATAATAATGAAAAGATGATAATATTGTCAAAAAGCCATTGGGAAGCAGAAACCAACCATATTTCTCGGACAGATATTTGATGATTCCATCTGATTCATACATGGACACTCCCGTATTTGGATCAACCTATAATTAAAAGAGAACATCGTATAATTAAACACTGAACATTAAAAAATCACTTTTACTGAGTAAAGTGGTGTCAAGACAACACATATAAGTTTCTGTTTATGCCATAAGTTTAAACAGTGAAAATGAATTCTAAGATTTTTCAAGAGTTCATAAGCAAAAAAGAGACTTATGTTTTCATAAATGTATTCTTGAACCACATCATGAATTCAACTCAAAGCAAAGAAGGACATAACAGGGCAAAGACAACTACTTTCAATGATGGCTTTGGtgggaaaatgaaaaaaatcttAGGATAAAGAAGGCAAACCATGTAAGGAAACTGTTGTTTGCCACCCATCTGGTTAACCATAGGGCGGAAATTGGGACTCCCTCTTGGGCAAGGAAAGTAGAGAATATCAAGATCCAACACTGTAACCATTTCCCTAACCTGCAACCTCTCAACATTAGTAGACTTACCCTAAGTTGTTGCAATACATCAAGAATATAATGATTCATGGTACCAAGCAAAAGTTTTAAGTAAAACCAAATCTTCAGAATTTTAGGCTAATAACACCGATTAAGTAGAAGAAGATAGTGTCACTGTTACCTTACGGCAAAAGGGACAGCTTTAATTCGAATACCGGAAAcagatgaaaaataaaatattcattcaATAACCAAGAGATAATAGAAGCCAAAACAGTCTAAATGAATAAACTAAACACAACACATACAATCATCAATAGAGCATATACATACATACCCTTCAAACTCATATATCTCAATGGGTTTCTCAGGACGAGGCCCAAGCTTTGAGGTTTCCTTCACCGTGATCCCTACACATAGCATCAACCAACATTTAAGATAACCATCACAAGCCCATCTGAATAAAAAAGTCCACAGCTTTAACTAGAAGAAGAGAAACAGAGAGTGATAGAAAGGTTGGAACTTTGATCACGATTACCCCCAATTCGCAACGCATACTGATCAGCTGGAATCGCATCCTTAGACACGAAAGAAGCAGAGTACCTGCTCAGATCAAATCATCTGAAACCATCACTCATTtcaagagagaaaaggaaacaacttcTTTACCCAGAAACGAAAACGCCAGTGCCGAGTCGGAGAAGCACTCCGATTGCAGCACCCAGTACATCTAAGAGCTTTCCCGGTTTAACGGCGAAGCGTTTCGGCTCGGGAGGCTTGAAACCGGGAGGAGCAGTGAACACAGCGTCGCTGGATTTGGATTTGGTGGACGCTGAGACAGAGTCGGAAGGTTTGGAGGAGGCTTTGACCATGACTAGGGGGGTTTTTCGGATTGATCTGCTGCTTCGAGAAGAAGAAACGGGAAGGAAAATCGAAGGTTGAGGGAGGAGGACACTGTTCGCAAGCATCCCCGCCATCGATTCGATTCTCTCTTCTCGCTGATGAACTTGAGGGATGTGATGTCGTTACTGCTGCGAGTTCTGATCTTAACAATTAATGGGCCTATCTTTGGGCCTTAAGCCTACTGAGATCGTCCCTAACAATTAATGGGCCTATCTTTAGATAtcttcatatttatttattaatatctgATAGATAagtataaaatttgaaataactaatatatttaaatatataattgtgatTTAGACGTAAATGAATTGGATTCAGATCTGGTtatttgaatattaaaattgtagATACATCTGAGTCTTAATCGGTTTTAGTTTGTGTTTAATattactttcaaatcatgtTCGGTtcgttcggttcttcggatccaAATATTTTACCTATATATACTTTCTTCCATTAatataaagcaaaataaaataaaatgtataacaaATATTCTGAGGTTATTTCACATACATAATTATCtgaccatattttaaaaatattaatcaaaatggTTGGACATCGTGTCAATATTGTTGAACATATTGTAAAATTTACGTGATATATAACTAATAGCGtgtacttttttatttaaaaaaatcttggtaaatataataaaaacacgaTACAATCGagtgaaaaatctgtttttaaTCGATTTcgcaaattttcttttttctcttaaagcttttttgatttcttatttttttcagcAATCTAATTATGTTTCTAATTCTTGGtataatatgaaaattctgtaaataaaatcaatatttGGCTAAATTAGAGATCTGTGTGGTATTTTTCACCTCAGTTTTCTTAATTCATAAATAATCACAATTATTTGTTGTATTCGTGTACATAAGCCTCAATCATGACCAAGTTCGGAAAGGTACGGAACTTTCGATTTCTAAAAACTTTTTCATTCCAGCATTTTAACTGATGtgaattttaatgattttgttatttctttctttcaagAATGATATTATTCAACACATAAATAACTTCAATTCacgctgtaaaaaaaaaacttcaattcactaatacaaatgttaagatgcatgaACTAAAAATGAActgattaagaaaattattacgTGAATACATTATGTTGTACGATTAATATTTGAGAAGCATTCTCCTTATGACACGTTAggttctttttttgaaaaaaaaaatctccatgATGCCACTTCACATGACACTTCACAGTAGCAAACTTgtgaatacaatttttttaaaaaggtttcTTTTTAGAAGTGCATCTCTTTTAATGTACAGGAGATTATGTATCTATTATGTATAGTCTTATTTCggaagaaaattatataaaatccaACTTTTCTGAAGTATGTGaagtaaaaaaagaagtaattttttttaaatttggtcaAAGATATAAATTAAAGTTATTTCCATTACAAAAGTGACCAAAATCGTATATAAATACGTTTCTAATCACCCTCACAATGAAAGAAAGCTTAGAAATGGAGAAAATTACAATCATTTTCGTTGTTCTTCTCCTAATCTCTTCATGTAAGTATTCCACAACTTTGTCATTTCTTTTCAGGcgttaaataattaaatatatatgtgaaaatttgtACATGTTTATTTAATCTAGATTTGCCTTTTAGTTGCAATATTATATTAATCGAACAACTACCAGAGAAAAATGATGAAATTTGTAACTGTTTTAGGTGCAATTTTTATACTACATCAAAAAGTGAATTATGAAAATTAAGCAAGAAATTAAGGGAAGAACATTGAAATGATTATTACTAGttacaatttgtttttcttcttcacctccctcTCCTTTAACTTAATAGAGGTACACAATCATCTGGTTTGGTTTGACTTAAATTTAATTCTTGGTACAAAGGCATGATAATGAGGAGTGAAGGTCAATCTCGATGTAACAAAGTTGAGGACTGTGATCCTCGTGGTTGCAAGGGCAGCAGAGTATATTCAGGTGTAATATGTCAAAACCACATGTGTACTTGTGACCATGGTTCTTTTATTGGCGGTAATTGTAAAGGAGATGGTGACTGTATTCCTGATGGGTGTCCACCAAAGAATCAAGTAAAATGCAAGATTGGCCACTGCACTTGTGTCCCAAAGTTGATTTAGTGGTCTACAATGACTGGAATAGTTCTAGATGTATGTCTTTAATTATCTACAAAAAATTGTAGTAAtccaactaataaaaaaaagaaatctaaaGATGAGATAAAATTATAAGAAtcaatttgtttatttaatgaTTCATGCAGGCATTGGCATAATCGTATAATCAACTACGTGTGTGAAGGTACGAACTAGTGTTTTGGTTGCGATAGCCAAATTGttatagtttttgaaaaaaatgaaacaacttTACTACATAAACTAATTTTTAGACTTACAATTAATCTTGATTTTAAACATAAGTTCTcattaaaataacttaattttattatagatttttatgtaatAACATCTCTTGGTAAATAATGACAACATTTTtagtaaagaaaaaataaatatatgggTCAGACTTTATGGCCCCATTTATACACAAACCTAAGGGCACTGGTTGGATTATGACGCATACAGCCATACTCCGCCGTCTTGCACTTGGCATAAACACACATTTAGGCTTTCTACTCCCACACATGTCATGTATGAAACTCCCAGTCCCAATAAAAATGTTGTATATCTTCATTAAGATATAGGCTTCGAACTATTAATGGGCCTATATTTGTGTTCACGCCTTCTGAGATCGTCTCTAACGAAAAAGAGGTCTTTGGACGGCGCCTACCAAGTACCAACAACAGAGGGCTACTCACGTGACGTAAGTAGATTTGGTGGAGGGTAGCACGTGAGCCGACCAAAAGCATGGGAACTCAAGACTGAGAAATCTAAATTCCTTTTTCCTTCGTCACTTGGGATCACGAAAGGGCTCTTTGTATTTTTCCAAAGAGAATGAAAAAAGAATCTCTGATTCTTTAGTGACATGTTTATGTTTAGCGCTTTTGGTtaaagttttccaaaaataattcCAGCCATTGAGATACcgtaaacaatttttttctgcCACCACCACTATAACACAGGAAACGTACTCGATGCCTTGAGCAAAATTCAATGGCATGCTTATTTTATCAAGTTTATAACGTTAAGCTATGGTTAATTGTCACACTAATTATAAGCGTTTGATGTCTATACTTTGaatgataattttttgttttcatgtaaCATAACATTTTACCATTCTATATTCCAAAATAATTTCTTAACTAGATAAGTTCAACAAGAGAGCTGGTTTGGAATGTGATCTTTAGGTAGAACTAACTCCCTATGACTCATATAATTTATtagatgaaatttttttattgtggaAAACGTATAGTTTTTTGGTTTCTAATTCCTTATATACAACAAATTTGTATATCCGTCATTATGAGAAAGCCCTACAATATGCTAGAACATACATTATCATGTCAATACCGCATTATTTTACTGTGTGCGTTTATTGCTAATCGACAGTTGACCTTGAACATTACTAGTAATACATAAGATGAAAGTGAATCCACTTTGGCACAAACATTTGATAGTTCTTATACTCCCAGTACCCACTGACCCACACCCACCCATCACGTATATACCATTTAAATGGTTTGCGTTGACCACAAATTTACTTCTCATCCTCTAGTTTTACCTCTACTCATTTCTACCGTATTTCTGAGAGACGAATATTATAtcatgttctaaaaaaaaatacaagacaCAAATATCAATTGATATCCTTAATTCGATACGAAAGTTGGaatattatttcatgtttttcgataataaaaaaataccaaGACACACAAATATCAATTGATATCCTTAATTCGATACGATAGTTAGATTACTACGAATTTAGAGGGTAAAATTAAATACGGACATGCAACAATATATAGACAAACAtaattatgtataaattaattatggTTCAATGGTTGAAATTGTAACATGTAGATTCAGTGTCCAAGTGTGTTCATCATCGTTATAGTCTTATTTTTGGCTGACATCTTTTGTTACACATGAGGTCAtgatgaaaaagaaaattaacacCCGAACATTTTATCAAATACAGTACAACTTGGGATCACATTGCTAAACATATACATTAGCTGCGATACCATAATCTTGTATTTGTGGACCACCAACCGAAATATGTTTTCATAAAGAAGGAAAAATCACATAGAGGATACATAGAACAATGAACAAAATGCACCACCCCGACCACACCACCCCACCCACCATAAAAGTAACAAAAAGGAAAAGATGGAAGAATCAAACCGGGGTCTACCTGATATGGCACTAACCGCCAACCGGGGGCACTAAACGAAAACTCCAAAACtcttataaatatacaaacacaaatctccaagcaaacaacaacaaacacaaaataaaaaagtgcaaagaaagaagaagaagatgggaaaCTGTTTAGTAATGGAGAAGAAATTGATAAAGATAGTGAGAAATGATGGGAAGGTACTTGAATATAGAAAACCCATTTGTGTTCATCACATCCTTACTCAGTTCTCTGGCCATTCTGTCTTCGACAACAATACTAGTTGTCATCTTCCGCCTGATGCTATGCTTCTCTCTGGTCGTCTCTACTACCTCCTACCAACaacaataaacaagaaaaagacCAAGAAAGTGACGTTTGCTGATCCTGAGGTGAAACAAGAAGAAAGATTACCaagtgaagaagatgaacaacATCATGGTGATACTGATGAAAGCAAGAGCAACAGAGATGACAACAAAAGCGTGAGTGTTGTGAGAATGAAGATCGTTGTGCGTAAGCAAGAGTTGGAGAAGCTGCTTCAAGGAGGGTCGGTCCATGAGATGATGTACCAGACTCTTGAGAAACAAGTTTTGCatactgatgatgatgatgatgataatctTGAATGTAATGGAGGGTGGAGACCTGTGTTAGATAGCATACCTGAATCTGAATACTAAGAAGAATATAACAGATAGATCATAGATATATTATACAAGAAAAGTCTTGAGTTTGTTCAAAGGACAAAATGGTTTGGGTTTTGGTTGTATATAAACTTTAACGCTATGTTATAAACTAGCCCTTGATgataaaactttaatatttgtttAGAAGATAAGAGCTGGGATATTTGCTGTTACCGTATGCTCTTGCATTACACGTTCAATAACTTAACAAATCGTTTGTTCATCCTAATTTTAAAACAGTAATGGAATGTCTATAATTAGAAATGACACGAATATTTCCCAATCAGCGTTTGCTTGATCCCACATTAGTAATTTGTTGTAAAACGCAGCGTttagagaagaaaacaaaaaaaaaaactcggcGTCCATATAAAAGAATCTGTCAGTTTTCTTAAACTACATGTTGTTTGGCCTATTCAAACGACAACACTATGCTGTTTTCTCGCgtaaatcttatttttcttgTCGTCTCTCTCTCACGTTGATCCAAAAAAGTGCTGAAGaacagaacaaacaaaaaaaaagaacagaacaaacaaaaaaaaagaacagaacagaacaaaaaaaaaaaaaaagaagctgtCGTGACTCGTGATCTGCCATATCTCGGCAGTGTCCGAGCTTGCGTCAGCGTCAccattatctctctctcttatctcgtcGCGATTCCTTATGCAATCCATGATTTAattattctttctctctctttccctcCTCTGTTTCTGATTGCTTCTCTGTTCCCAAGTAAAGTCCTCTGTTTTACGTTTCCTCTTGCTTCTCGATTCAGGTAATTTCGTTATTTTCTGGGTTCATGATCTCGTCTTCATAGATTCATTGATATTCAAAATCTGGGTAAACAAAAAAGTTTCAGACTTGATTTAAGATTCCAATAATACTCTGTTTCTGTCGACACTCTGTTTCTCTTCATCGTCAAGTTTCTGACTTTTGTTACATTTGCAGTTTCTAATGGATCGTATAAGCAACGAAGCCAATGTAGATCCCTTCTCAATCGGACCAACATCCATCATTGGTCGAACCATCGCCTTCAGAGTCTTGTTCTGCAAGTCAATAACACAGCTCAGACGCGATCTCTTTCGCTTCTTCCTCCATTGGTTCCGTACATTAAAGCTGGTTATTACACCCTTCGTGTCGTGGTTCCACCCCCGGCAAAACCCGCAAGGGATCTTAGCCGTCGTCACAGTCATCGCCTTCGCGCTAAAACGTTACACGAACGTGAAGATAAAGTCAGAGATGGCTTACCGAAGAAAGTTCTGGAGGAACATGATGCGCGCGGCTCTGACTTACGAGGAATGGTCTCACGCCGCTAAGATGCTGGAGAAGGAGACAACAACAACTTCGAAGACGTTAAACGAGTCTGATCTTTACGACGAAGAGCTGGTTAAGAACAAGCTCAACGAGCTTCTCCACCGTCGCCAAGAAGGTTCCCTCAGAGACATCATGTTCTGCATGAGAGCCGATCTCGTGAGGAACCTCGGTAACATGTGTAACTCTGAGCTTCACAAAGGAAGGCTCCAGGTTCCTAGGCTTATCAAAGAGTATATAGACGAGGTCTCTACTCAGCTGAGAATGGTTTGTAACAACTCTGACTCCTCAGAGGATCTTTCTTTAGATGAGAAGCTTTCTTTTATGCACGAGACGCGCCACGCCTTTGGTAGAACGGCTCTGCTTCTAAGCGGCGGTGCCTCTCTCGGGGCGTTTCACGTAGGAGTGGTCAAGACTCTTGTCGAGCACAAGCTCTTGCCTCGGATCATCGCTGGCTCTAGCGTCGGCTCGATAATCTGCTCGGTCGTTGCCTCGAGGTCCTGGCCCGAGCTGCAAGGCTTCTTCGAGAACTCTCTGCAGTCCTTACAGTTCTTTGACCAGCTCGGAGGCGTTTTCACGATCGTGAAACGTGTCATGACGCAAGGGGCGTTACACGATAT
The window above is part of the Brassica napus cultivar Da-Ae chromosome C3, Da-Ae, whole genome shotgun sequence genome. Proteins encoded here:
- the LOC111204218 gene encoding uncharacterized protein At3g28850-like; the protein is MGCVSSKLVKKKLVREIRVNNGGDHIVSLTSTTYGHLDLDQRAETTSPKLQELTKGEAFEPRRSNAQRDDPEIINTWELMKDLEDPTKISPKSRGMFGRSWKTPAKSSLESPKRNGSSKRFRGKENRGEKQSPNQVPKRGVMRLSFPLKSEEPLAVTTQRRKSFSPTFDPELVASYERELSQEKEQIKMVIKTEEKNRGSERILESFPEKCPPGGEDSVVVYTTTLRGIRKTFEDCNKVRSVLESHEVRFSERDVSMHSVFKEEIRGISGTRQVKIPAVFVKGRMIGSAEEVMRLEEEGRLGILLECMPKQRMGGGCCCGCGGMRFVMCDVCNGSCKVRDVEKKNNTVKCLVCNENGLVLCPLCS
- the LOC111204219 gene encoding uncharacterized protein LOC111204219, coding for MAGMLANSVLLPQPSIFLPVSSSRSSRSIRKTPLVMVKASSKPSDSVSASTKSKSSDAVFTAPPGFKPPEPKRFAVKPGKLLDVLGAAIGVLLRLGTGVFVSGYSASFVSKDAIPADQYALRIGGITVKETSKLGPRPEKPIEIYEFEGCPFCRKVREMVTVLDLDILYFPCPRGSPNFRPMVNQMGGKQQFPYMVDPNTGVSMYESDGIIKYLSEKYGDGTVPLSLSLGPLTAITAAFATLGRLGKGNLYTPAKLPPKPLVFWAYEGSPFCKLVREVLVELELPHIQRSCARGSPKRQELLMKAGHFQVPCLEDPNTGVNMFESAEIIEYLKQTYAA
- the LOC106442996 gene encoding uncharacterized protein LOC106442996, whose product is MGNCLVMEKKLIKIVRNDGKVLEYRKPICVHHILTQFSGHSVFDNNTSCHLPPDAMLLSGRLYYLLPTTINKKKTKKVTFADPEVKQEERLPSEEDEQHHGDTDESKSNRDDNKSVSVVRMKIVVRKQELEKLLQGGSVHEMMYQTLEKQVLHTDDDDDDNLECNGGWRPVLDSIPESEY